TGCGCCGTTTTTGCCGAAGCCGCTAATCGTGAAACATGAAGACGGCAGTTTTGGACTTGATTGGAACCGTCCCCGATCGATCGGCCGCGTCAAGGCATTTTTCGGCAACTTCGGCATTTTGGTCCGCGCATATGCTTACATTTGTTCACTGGGCGGCGAAGGCTTGCGCCGCGTCGCGGAGGATGCGGTGCTGAACGCCAATTATGTCATGCACAAGCTCTCGCCTTATTACGATTTGCCGTTTGCGCGGCATTGCAAGCACGAATTTGTTTTATCCGGCAACCGCCAAAAAAAATTGGGCGTGCGCACGCTTGACATCGCCAAACGCCTGCTTGATTTCGGCTTCCACCCGCCGACCGTCTACTTTCCGCTGATCGTGGACGAGGCGATCATGATTGAGCCAACCGAGACGGAAAGCAAGGAAACGCTTGATGCGTTTGTCGCGGCGATGATCCGAATAGCCGGGGAGGCGGAAACCGACCGCGAACTTGTAGTAAACGCTCCGCATTCGACTGTTGTAAAGCGCATGGATGAAACGCTCGCGGCGCGCAAGCCGGTGCTCAATTGCAGTTGCGGCGGATAAATGGCACACTTGTAAGATGGGGAAATGATCGCCCCCTGACATAATAAAATCGTGAATAATGGGAAGGAGGAACAAGATTGATGGCCGAATCCGCACATGGCGCAAAAAGATGGATCATCCCGGACGGCTACATACCGCCGAACAGCTCGGGCGCGCTGCCCAGCCACGAATCCGTTTGCGTTCTGAACACGAGCCGCGTCGCCGCGAACATCGAAATGACGGCCTACTTTGAGGACCGCGAGCCGCTGGAAAAGATGCTCTGGTCCGTGCCGCCCCGGCGCACGATGCATATCCGGACGGCAGCGCTGCGGGACGGGCGCGGCGCGGCAATACCGGTTGGCGTCCCTTATGCGCTTGAAGTGGTAAGCGACACGCCGGTATTCGTGCAATACAGCCGCCTGGACTCGACCCAACCGGAAAACGCGCTGATGACAACCATGGGATATCCTGTCGATTCCGGTTTTTAAACGCGGCCGGCGCGATGCGCCATCCGGTATTTTCGCGGGGCGACGCCGGCAACCTGCTTGAACGACCGGCCGAAGTGGGAAACGTTCTCAAAGCCTGTTTGCGCGGCAATGTGAATAACCGGCAAATTTGTTTCGCGCAGCAGTTTTTGCGCTTCCCTGATCCGCAGGCTGACCACATATTCCACAAAAGAAAAGCCGGTCACTTCTTTGAAGGTGCGGCTCAGTTGCGACGGGCTAAGATAAAAACGCCGGGCGAGATCATTTAACCGCAGCGGGTTTTGGTAGTTGGCATTGATATAATCCAGAATCGGATATATGCGTTGATGCTTCGACCGCGTATTTTCCGGCGCAACCCGTTTCCGTTTCGCCAATTCCCGCGCGGCAAAAATAAGAAATTGCAGCAGTAACGCCTGCAGGAGCAGTTTGTTTAATAGCTGCTCCTCTTCGTATTCTTTGCCCATTTGCGCAAGCCAGCCTTCCACGAGCGCCTGTTCGGCCGGCAAAAGCCGCAACACGGCCGCATCCGCGGCGAACGGCGCGAAAAGTTCCGCCACTTCCGCTTTCGCCGCATCAGGCAAAAAAGACAGTTTGAAATTAATCAGGATGCGCTCGTGCCGGGGATCGCCGCAGACGGAAGTCTTATGCAGCACGTTTTCCGGGATGAAAACGAGATCGCCCCGCCTTACCCGGTAAGTCCTGTCTTTGATGAAATAGTATCGTTCGCCGGATAAGAGATAGTAAATCTCGTATGTATCGTGATAATGGAAAAACGGCATCGTGTACGCCCCGGTTCTTTTATAGCGGGATATTTCGAATTCCGCAGACTTCTCCAAATCCGCTTCCCCCTGTTCCGCCAATGCGACTACCAAAAGTATAGCAAATTTACACCGCAAAAAATGCATACTTTTCATAGAAAATGGCGCGAATCGCAAAGATTTTTTTCATATTATGCGCTAATCTGAAAATATCAAATGTCAAAAGGAGCGAGATGAATGGCGAAAAAACGTTATGTGCTGGTAGGCACCGGGGGTAGGGCCGAACTGTATTACGGAGCGATTGCCCGGGATTTTCGGGATCAGGCGGAAATTACGGCATTTTGCGACATCAACCGGACGCGGCTTGCATATGCCAATCGATTGCTGCAGGAAAAATACGCTTACCCGGCGGTTCGCACCTATCATTCATCCGAATTCGACCGCATGATCGCGACCGAAAAACCGGACTTTGTCATCGTCACATCCATAGATCGCACGCACCACCGCTATATAATCAGGGCGATGGAACTGGGCGTCGATGTCATCTCCGAAAAACCGATGACGGTTGACGAGGAAAAATGCCAGCAAATATTGGATACCATCAAGCGGACCGGGCGCAGCTTGCGGGTAACGTTCAATTACCGCTACGCGCCGCACAATACGAAAATCCGCGAACTGATCATGAACGATACGATCGGCGAGGTTTTTTCCGTCCATTTCGAATGGCTATTGAACACGAAGCACGGGGCGGATTATTTCCGGCGCTGGCACCGGGACAAACGCAACAGCGGCGGGCTGTTGGTGCATAAAGCAACGCACCATTTCGACCTGGTCAATTTTTGGCTCGGGACGCGGCCCAAAACCGTATACGCCCAGGGCGATTTGCGGTTTTACGGCCGGGAAAACGCCGAGCTGCGCGGCGTAATCGACTTTTACCAACGCGCGACAGGCAGCGAGAAAGCCAAAGGCGATCCGTTCGCCTTGCCGCTCGATCAGAATGAAACGTTTCGTGAAATGTATTTGC
The window above is part of the Bacilli bacterium genome. Proteins encoded here:
- the gcvPB gene encoding aminomethyl-transferring glycine dehydrogenase subunit GcvPB — encoded protein: KTVTVPSNDQGLVDLNALKAAVDADTAALMLTNPNTLGLFEEKIAEIADIVHAAGGLLYYDGANANAILGIARPGDMGFDVVHLNLHKTFGTPHGGGGPGAGPVGVKDMLAPFLPKPLIVKHEDGSFGLDWNRPRSIGRVKAFFGNFGILVRAYAYICSLGGEGLRRVAEDAVLNANYVMHKLSPYYDLPFARHCKHEFVLSGNRQKKLGVRTLDIAKRLLDFGFHPPTVYFPLIVDEAIMIEPTETESKETLDAFVAAMIRIAGEAETDRELVVNAPHSTVVKRMDETLAARKPVLNCSCGG
- a CDS encoding sensory rhodopsin transducer, with the translated sequence MAESAHGAKRWIIPDGYIPPNSSGALPSHESVCVLNTSRVAANIEMTAYFEDREPLEKMLWSVPPRRTMHIRTAALRDGRGAAIPVGVPYALEVVSDTPVFVQYSRLDSTQPENALMTTMGYPVDSGF
- a CDS encoding AraC family transcriptional regulator encodes the protein MEKSAEFEISRYKRTGAYTMPFFHYHDTYEIYYLLSGERYYFIKDRTYRVRRGDLVFIPENVLHKTSVCGDPRHERILINFKLSFLPDAAKAEVAELFAPFAADAAVLRLLPAEQALVEGWLAQMGKEYEEEQLLNKLLLQALLLQFLIFAARELAKRKRVAPENTRSKHQRIYPILDYINANYQNPLRLNDLARRFYLSPSQLSRTFKEVTGFSFVEYVVSLRIREAQKLLRETNLPVIHIAAQTGFENVSHFGRSFKQVAGVAPRKYRMAHRAGRV
- a CDS encoding Gfo/Idh/MocA family oxidoreductase gives rise to the protein MAKKRYVLVGTGGRAELYYGAIARDFRDQAEITAFCDINRTRLAYANRLLQEKYAYPAVRTYHSSEFDRMIATEKPDFVIVTSIDRTHHRYIIRAMELGVDVISEKPMTVDEEKCQQILDTIKRTGRSLRVTFNYRYAPHNTKIRELIMNDTIGEVFSVHFEWLLNTKHGADYFRRWHRDKRNSGGLLVHKATHHFDLVNFWLGTRPKTVYAQGDLRFYGRENAELRGVIDFYQRATGSEKAKGDPFALPLDQNETFREMYLLAEKDDGYQRDQSVFGDGISIEDTMGVMVRYANKTILTYSLNAYMPWEGFNVAFNGSKGRIELKVVEQAYVNAGGKKEDEGAVIGKRITVFPQFAESYDVPIPEGIGGHGGGDAVLLNDLFGTPAADPFNRTASHIDGAMSILTGIAGNRSMRTGLPVDIDSLVKF